In one Pyxidicoccus xibeiensis genomic region, the following are encoded:
- a CDS encoding HEAT repeat domain-containing protein → MIDDEVAEILADRTDDGERLNQLADEFRCGREVSQLAVLLDSKNPEFVSVGAWILGELSFELYRSDDLISRLRSLTGHVDPAVRFHALVALFPALDSMDASARELLRRLLCDPNDGVRRAAQAAASRLSLK, encoded by the coding sequence ATGATCGATGACGAGGTCGCTGAGATCTTGGCAGATCGAACGGACGACGGGGAACGTCTCAATCAGCTCGCCGATGAATTCCGATGCGGTCGAGAAGTCAGCCAGCTTGCGGTGCTTTTGGATTCAAAGAATCCGGAATTCGTTTCTGTCGGAGCGTGGATCCTTGGTGAGCTGTCGTTCGAGCTCTACCGATCTGACGATCTCATCTCTCGACTGCGTAGCCTCACTGGCCACGTCGATCCGGCGGTTCGTTTCCATGCCCTTGTAGCACTGTTCCCAGCGCTCGACTCGATGGATGCCAGTGCTCGCGAGCTATTGCGGAGATTGCTTTGTGACCCGAACGATGGCGTTCGTAGGGCGGCCCAAGCGGCGGCGAGTCGTCTGTCTCTGAAGTAG
- a CDS encoding patatin-like phospholipase family protein: MASNLTLLAGPDALRLVRERGLRGDDVDVVPGASGGPKWLVLAGLDRALFAGLFKGRTRPLHLIGSSIGSWRLACVAQADPVAALHRFEAAYIDQRYPARPSPSLVSETSAGILDALLGESGEADILNHPWARLHVVTALCRGAVGVEHSRIQLLGLALCAMGNLVSRRTLGFHMERVIFHTAGDASPFVGLRDLPSVHLPLTRENLRPALLASGSIPLVLSGVKIPGARPGVYRDGGLLDYHLDLDFGPGEGLVLYPHFYPHVVPGWFDKSLRWRRARPANFRRALLIAPSPELVARLPGGRIPDRVDFEQRTDTERIRAWNQVVAESERMGDELLELIATGRIAEHVRPL, from the coding sequence ATGGCGTCGAACCTCACCCTCCTGGCCGGCCCCGATGCGCTGAGACTCGTCCGCGAGCGGGGCCTGCGCGGCGATGACGTGGATGTCGTTCCCGGGGCCTCCGGGGGGCCGAAGTGGCTGGTGCTCGCGGGGCTGGACCGGGCCCTCTTCGCGGGGCTCTTCAAGGGCCGGACGCGGCCGCTGCACCTGATTGGCTCCTCCATCGGGAGCTGGCGGCTGGCGTGCGTGGCGCAGGCGGACCCGGTGGCGGCGCTGCACCGGTTCGAGGCGGCCTACATCGACCAGCGCTACCCTGCCCGGCCTTCGCCGTCCCTGGTGAGCGAGACGAGCGCGGGCATCCTCGATGCGCTGCTGGGCGAGAGCGGCGAGGCGGACATCCTCAACCACCCGTGGGCGCGGCTGCACGTCGTCACCGCGCTGTGCCGAGGGGCGGTGGGCGTGGAGCACTCGCGCATCCAGTTGCTGGGGCTGGCGCTGTGCGCGATGGGGAACCTGGTGAGCCGGAGGACGCTGGGGTTCCACATGGAGCGCGTCATCTTCCACACGGCGGGCGACGCGAGCCCCTTCGTGGGCCTGAGAGACCTGCCCTCCGTGCACCTGCCGCTGACGCGGGAGAACCTGCGGCCGGCGCTGCTGGCCTCGGGCTCCATTCCGCTGGTGCTCAGCGGCGTGAAGATTCCAGGCGCGAGGCCGGGCGTATACCGGGATGGAGGGCTGCTCGACTACCACCTGGACCTGGACTTCGGCCCGGGTGAGGGGCTGGTGCTCTACCCGCACTTCTACCCGCACGTGGTGCCCGGCTGGTTCGACAAGTCCCTGCGGTGGCGGCGGGCGCGGCCGGCCAACTTCCGCAGGGCGCTGCTGATTGCGCCCTCCCCGGAGCTGGTGGCGCGGCTGCCCGGAGGGAGGATTCCGGACCGCGTCGACTTCGAGCAGCGCACGGACACCGAGCGCATCCGCGCCTGGAACCAGGTGGTGGCCGAGAGCGAGCGGATGGGCGACGAGCTGCTGGAGCTCATCGCCACCGGGCGCATCGCCGAGCACGTGCGGCCGCTGTGA
- a CDS encoding S1 RNA-binding domain-containing protein, translated as MGGPKKPKATFGDVMLGIPSGGSGRGEGDRGGRGGGRGGEQRGDRGGPGRGDREAQPRPEGGAPRGDRPPRGGGDRGGERRGGGERRPSGPMVVVKRASGAIETRGPVGDKPADATATSEETTAAAEASAATPAPAPTPRPVTPTPAPSSALFEEVPESQSFAEMFEAQAKEGGTPTRRGLRVGEKVKGTIFQLGADTAFVSVEGAAKSEAMIELRELKDDEGILRFGVGDSLEAHVVEVGAKGILLSRALAKGSASMAMLAEARASGMPVEGMVLSVNKGGVEVAIGDIRAFCPISQLDLRFVEKPDQFIGEKLQFRVTEVRDRNVVLSRRALLEEEQRRLATETRKNLAEGKVVKGKVSGVRDFGVFVDLGGVEGMIPVSELSYTRVGHPSEVVNTGDEVEVEILRMEAAEPNSSDKNKRKERITLSMRARMEDPFKKALSELKEGDRLQGKVVRLQPFGAFVELRPGVDGLVHISALSDRRIAHPRDVVKEGEVIWVAIEKIDPNDKRIGLRRISEEEAQRPAEERPAPSAAAASTATPKAPAAPRPQVGQVVIGKVDRIEPYGVFLAFPGGKGLLPASETGTERGTDLRKHYALGQEVKVAILDIDASGKIRLSVTAAVRAEERAEVEAWQKTQQPQGAGKKGFGTFADLLSKMRK; from the coding sequence ATGGGTGGTCCCAAGAAGCCGAAGGCGACCTTCGGCGACGTGATGCTCGGCATCCCCTCCGGGGGCAGTGGCCGCGGCGAGGGGGACCGAGGTGGGCGCGGAGGTGGCCGCGGGGGTGAGCAGCGTGGTGATCGTGGCGGCCCTGGCCGCGGCGACCGCGAGGCCCAGCCGCGTCCCGAGGGTGGGGCGCCGCGTGGCGACCGTCCCCCTCGGGGCGGTGGCGACAGGGGAGGTGAGCGCCGCGGTGGCGGCGAGCGCCGCCCGTCCGGCCCCATGGTCGTCGTGAAGCGGGCCTCGGGTGCCATCGAGACGCGCGGCCCGGTGGGTGACAAGCCCGCTGACGCCACCGCGACGTCCGAGGAGACGACCGCCGCCGCCGAGGCCTCGGCCGCGACGCCGGCTCCGGCTCCCACGCCCCGTCCGGTGACTCCGACGCCCGCGCCCTCCAGCGCGCTGTTCGAGGAGGTTCCCGAGTCCCAGTCCTTCGCCGAGATGTTCGAGGCCCAGGCCAAGGAGGGGGGCACTCCCACCCGCCGCGGCCTGCGCGTGGGCGAGAAGGTCAAGGGCACCATCTTCCAGCTCGGCGCGGACACCGCGTTCGTGTCGGTGGAAGGCGCCGCCAAGAGCGAGGCGATGATCGAGCTTCGCGAGCTGAAGGACGACGAGGGCATCCTCCGCTTCGGCGTGGGTGACAGCCTCGAGGCCCACGTGGTCGAGGTGGGTGCCAAGGGCATCCTGCTCAGCCGCGCGCTCGCCAAGGGCAGCGCGTCCATGGCCATGCTGGCCGAGGCCCGCGCCTCCGGCATGCCGGTGGAGGGCATGGTCCTCAGCGTGAACAAGGGCGGGGTGGAGGTCGCCATCGGCGACATCCGCGCCTTCTGCCCCATCAGCCAGCTGGACCTGCGCTTCGTGGAGAAGCCGGACCAGTTCATCGGCGAGAAGCTCCAGTTCCGCGTCACCGAGGTGCGTGACCGGAACGTGGTGCTGTCGCGCCGGGCCCTGCTCGAGGAGGAGCAGCGGCGGCTGGCCACGGAGACCCGCAAGAACCTGGCCGAGGGCAAGGTCGTCAAGGGCAAGGTCTCCGGCGTGCGCGACTTCGGCGTGTTCGTGGACCTGGGCGGCGTGGAGGGAATGATTCCCGTCTCCGAGCTCTCGTACACGCGCGTGGGCCACCCCAGCGAGGTGGTCAACACGGGTGACGAGGTCGAGGTGGAGATCCTCCGCATGGAGGCCGCGGAGCCCAACTCGTCCGACAAGAACAAGCGCAAGGAGCGCATCACCCTGTCCATGCGCGCGCGCATGGAGGACCCCTTCAAGAAGGCGCTGTCGGAGCTCAAGGAAGGCGACCGGCTCCAGGGCAAGGTCGTCCGCCTGCAGCCCTTCGGTGCCTTCGTGGAGCTGCGCCCGGGCGTGGATGGCCTGGTGCATATCTCCGCGCTGAGCGACCGCCGCATCGCGCACCCGCGCGACGTGGTGAAGGAGGGTGAGGTCATCTGGGTGGCCATCGAGAAGATCGACCCCAACGACAAGCGCATCGGCCTGCGCCGCATCTCCGAGGAGGAGGCGCAGCGTCCCGCCGAGGAGCGCCCCGCGCCCTCCGCCGCCGCCGCGAGCACCGCCACCCCCAAGGCGCCCGCCGCGCCCCGTCCCCAGGTGGGCCAGGTCGTCATCGGCAAGGTGGACCGCATCGAGCCCTACGGCGTGTTCCTCGCCTTCCCCGGTGGCAAGGGCCTGCTGCCCGCCAGCGAGACGGGCACGGAGCGCGGCACCGACCTGCGCAAGCACTACGCGCTCGGCCAGGAGGTGAAGGTGGCCATCCTGGACATCGACGCGTCCGGGAAGATTCGCCTGTCCGTCACCGCCGCGGTGCGCGCCGAGGAGCGCGCCGAGGTCGAGGCCTGGCAGAAGACCCAGCAGCCCCAGGGTGCTGGCAAGAAGGGCTTCGGCACGTTCGCCGACCTGCTCTCCAAGATGCGCAAGTAG
- a CDS encoding myxosortase-dependent M36 family metallopeptidase — MRRLVATLSGLALVLSGTSAVARTLPNYDANLDAKPAGRASAGFKSVNAVKGARVAHRDSLTDTPTFVWAKKTQDNAKLRAQVASMPPDQAALSQLAAHAPLYGVSSFEAAGAKVVSVSQNRQGVKVVKLAQESGGIEVFRQSLNVLLNRDNEVVAISGNFSRHVTPETVTVERARFKVSAASAVSKAYQDLTGTTLDASLLRPLNANAKKAGPGEYTHYELATYARPLAEGLLIPARVRAVYYPMPNTLVPAYYVELNTGTADSKDSDYYSFVVSALDGSLLMRNNLTAHADFSYRVYAETTPPYTPHDGPGGTTASPHPTGNPDGYRAPYIAPALITLQNVPFSQNDPWLPDGATVTTGNNVDAYADLVAPDNYNPGDLRPTVTAPGVFDRTLLFDIEPNANPEQIAAATTSLFYMNNWLHDWFYDAGFDERSGNAQTDNFNRGGLGNDAIRAQAQDYTGIDNANMQTPSDGASPRMQMYRFTGPRNSRLTVNAPAAIAGNYRAGVTTVASLGPALFDVTGDAVAAIDPAEPPPAGSTVPGTTLDGCSPFTNAAEVTGKIAIVDRGFCSFNFKIENAQAAGAIGVIIVDNANGFLQDVGGASTATITIPTLRLTLADGTSLRNNLTGLNVRLWRGPTTGLDGTVDNAIVAHEWGHYISNRLIGNANGLINNQGRAMGEGWGDFTALLMMVRAEDINVPSNANWSGVYAMAEYATRGSSPDSSFFGIRRGAYSVDPTKNALRFRHIMDGVPLPTTTPFAPAGVNSQVHNSGEVWASMLWEGYVALLRAHPFQEAQDRMKSYVVNGYKMTPVSPTYTEARDGVLAAAFANDPADHLRLWAAFARRGMGVGAIAPVRTSVNHAGLVESYGLGADVELVSARYADSAATPGDADGILDNGETGTIVVTIANRGAEPARATSITVFSPTPGVTVGNRGSVNAPEIPVSGSVDVAVPVSLRGATQAQRLDFFLATRDDGQSVPGDKSGELSFKANYDELPEATATETVEASEANLPWDIESDETLTPDEWTVVELDATLNRAYYGPNLGSPSDLRLITPALNVSATVPFSITFSHAHDFEWDSAANYDGAVIELSEDGGENWVDVGESLYNGEITTGDGVINPLQGRRAFTGTTPGFPALIPTTLNLGTAYAGKTVQVRFRIGSDNFVAATGWVLDNISFSGITNTPFTKICADTGTCVNSAPVISAGPDVTVDERAQVSLTGTAYDVDGQALQYLWASVSNPAVTITGANTLNPTFTAPNVTADTNLVLRLSTTDGVVVVTDTVTVRILNVNRAPTVNAGVNGVADERSSFTLSGSASDADSDTLTYSWTQVSGTRVGINNPTSATATFSTPEVSAAGETLTFQLAVSDGRITTTDTVDVNINNVNRAPAVTASSVTADERSTITLSATGSDPDGDTVSYAWMQVGEPAVVLTGADTATPSFSAGDIAADTVLTFRVTVSDGTATTSQDVVVNVRNINRAPTVNAGVDGAVAERAAATLSGSASDADSDTLSYAWTQVSGTPVALSGATSLTATFTAPETANGETLTFRLTVSDGQATNSDEVSVQVSNENRGPAVTASAVTVDERTTATLTASGTDPDGDTVSYTWTQVGGEPTVTLTGADTATASFTAPEVTANTELTFRVTVSDGAASASSDVTVTVRQVNRAPVANAGADAAVAARATATLNGSASTDADGQTLTFQWTQVGGPWVTLTGADTASATFTAPKVKENTDLTFRLVVSDGELTSNADTVTITVTKANQAPVAKARIILSGDQTSMTLDGSGSTDPDEEGLTYKWEQTTGPAVQLGNANQAVLSVDVPELDDDSASFSFKLTVTDASGATHSATVEATATPDGGGGCSSTGAGAPAGMLGLALLSLLRRRRQQN, encoded by the coding sequence GTGAGAAGGTTGGTTGCCACGCTGTCTGGCCTGGCGCTGGTGTTGTCCGGTACCAGCGCAGTCGCCCGGACGTTGCCGAACTACGATGCAAACCTGGACGCAAAGCCCGCGGGTCGAGCTTCCGCTGGCTTCAAGTCCGTGAACGCCGTCAAGGGTGCGCGCGTTGCGCATCGGGACTCGCTGACCGACACGCCCACGTTCGTCTGGGCCAAGAAGACGCAGGACAATGCGAAGCTGCGCGCGCAGGTCGCGAGCATGCCGCCCGACCAGGCCGCGCTCTCGCAGCTCGCGGCGCATGCGCCTCTGTATGGCGTGAGCTCCTTCGAGGCCGCTGGCGCGAAGGTGGTCTCCGTCTCCCAGAACCGCCAGGGCGTCAAGGTGGTGAAGCTGGCGCAGGAGTCCGGTGGCATCGAGGTCTTCCGCCAGTCGCTGAACGTGCTGCTCAACCGTGACAACGAGGTGGTTGCCATCTCCGGCAACTTCTCACGTCACGTCACCCCCGAGACGGTGACGGTGGAGCGCGCGCGCTTCAAGGTGTCGGCGGCCTCGGCCGTCTCAAAGGCCTACCAGGACCTGACCGGCACCACGCTGGACGCCAGCCTCCTGCGCCCGCTGAACGCGAACGCGAAGAAGGCCGGCCCCGGCGAGTACACGCACTACGAGCTGGCCACCTACGCCCGTCCCCTGGCGGAAGGCCTGCTCATCCCCGCGCGCGTGCGCGCCGTGTACTACCCGATGCCCAACACGCTGGTGCCCGCGTACTACGTGGAGCTCAACACCGGCACCGCGGACAGCAAGGACTCGGACTACTACTCGTTCGTCGTGTCCGCCCTCGACGGTTCGTTGCTGATGCGCAACAACCTGACGGCGCACGCGGACTTCAGCTACCGCGTCTACGCGGAGACCACGCCTCCGTACACCCCGCACGACGGCCCCGGCGGCACCACCGCCTCGCCGCACCCCACGGGCAACCCGGACGGCTACCGCGCGCCGTACATCGCGCCCGCGCTCATCACCCTGCAGAACGTCCCGTTCAGCCAGAACGACCCCTGGCTGCCGGACGGCGCCACGGTGACCACCGGTAACAACGTGGACGCGTACGCGGACCTCGTGGCCCCGGACAACTACAACCCGGGCGACCTGCGTCCCACCGTCACCGCCCCGGGCGTGTTCGACCGCACGCTGCTGTTCGACATCGAGCCGAACGCGAACCCCGAGCAGATCGCCGCGGCCACCACGAGCCTGTTCTACATGAACAACTGGCTCCACGACTGGTTCTACGACGCCGGCTTCGACGAGCGCTCCGGCAACGCGCAGACCGACAACTTCAATCGTGGCGGCCTGGGCAACGATGCCATCCGCGCGCAGGCGCAGGACTACACCGGCATCGACAACGCCAACATGCAGACGCCGTCGGACGGTGCGTCCCCGCGCATGCAGATGTACCGCTTCACCGGTCCGCGCAACTCGCGCCTGACGGTGAACGCGCCCGCGGCCATCGCGGGCAACTACCGTGCGGGTGTCACCACCGTTGCATCACTCGGCCCGGCGCTCTTCGACGTCACCGGTGACGCGGTCGCCGCCATTGACCCCGCCGAGCCGCCTCCCGCGGGCAGCACCGTGCCGGGAACCACCCTGGACGGATGCAGCCCGTTCACCAATGCGGCTGAGGTTACGGGGAAGATCGCCATCGTCGACCGTGGCTTCTGCAGCTTCAACTTCAAGATCGAGAACGCGCAGGCGGCGGGCGCCATCGGCGTCATCATCGTCGACAACGCGAACGGCTTCCTCCAGGACGTCGGTGGCGCTTCCACCGCCACCATCACCATCCCCACGCTCCGCCTCACCCTGGCGGACGGCACCTCGCTGCGCAACAACCTGACGGGGCTCAACGTCCGGCTGTGGCGCGGGCCGACCACCGGCCTCGACGGCACCGTCGACAACGCCATCGTCGCCCACGAGTGGGGGCACTACATCAGCAACCGCCTCATCGGTAACGCCAACGGCCTCATCAACAACCAGGGCCGCGCGATGGGCGAGGGCTGGGGCGACTTCACCGCCCTGCTGATGATGGTCCGCGCCGAGGACATCAACGTCCCGTCCAACGCGAACTGGAGTGGCGTCTACGCCATGGCCGAGTACGCGACGCGCGGCTCGTCTCCGGACTCGTCGTTCTTCGGCATCCGCCGTGGCGCCTACTCGGTGGACCCCACCAAGAACGCGCTGCGCTTCCGTCACATCATGGACGGCGTGCCCCTGCCCACGACGACCCCGTTCGCTCCGGCCGGCGTCAACTCGCAGGTCCACAACTCCGGTGAGGTCTGGGCCAGCATGCTGTGGGAGGGCTACGTCGCGCTCCTCCGCGCCCACCCCTTCCAGGAGGCGCAGGACCGGATGAAGAGCTACGTCGTCAACGGGTACAAGATGACGCCCGTGTCGCCGACGTACACCGAGGCGCGTGATGGCGTCCTCGCGGCGGCCTTCGCCAACGACCCGGCCGACCACCTGCGCCTCTGGGCGGCCTTCGCCCGCCGCGGCATGGGCGTCGGCGCCATCGCTCCGGTCCGGACCTCCGTCAACCACGCCGGTCTGGTGGAGAGCTACGGCCTCGGCGCGGACGTCGAGCTCGTCAGCGCCCGGTACGCCGACTCGGCCGCCACCCCTGGCGACGCGGACGGCATCCTCGACAACGGCGAGACGGGCACCATCGTCGTCACCATCGCCAACCGTGGCGCGGAGCCGGCCCGGGCGACCAGCATCACCGTCTTCTCGCCCACCCCGGGCGTGACGGTGGGCAACCGCGGCTCGGTGAACGCGCCGGAGATCCCCGTGAGCGGCTCCGTCGACGTGGCCGTGCCCGTGTCCCTGCGTGGCGCGACGCAGGCCCAGCGGCTCGACTTCTTCCTCGCCACCCGTGACGACGGCCAGTCCGTCCCCGGCGACAAGTCGGGCGAGCTGTCCTTCAAGGCCAACTACGACGAGCTCCCCGAGGCCACCGCCACGGAGACCGTCGAGGCGTCCGAGGCGAACCTGCCCTGGGACATCGAGTCCGACGAGACGCTGACCCCCGACGAGTGGACCGTCGTGGAGCTCGACGCCACCCTGAACCGGGCCTACTACGGCCCGAACCTGGGCTCCCCGAGCGACCTGCGCCTCATCACCCCCGCGCTCAACGTGAGCGCCACGGTGCCGTTCTCCATCACCTTCAGCCATGCCCACGACTTCGAGTGGGACTCCGCCGCCAACTACGACGGCGCCGTCATCGAGCTGTCCGAGGACGGGGGCGAGAACTGGGTGGACGTGGGTGAGTCGCTGTACAACGGTGAGATCACCACCGGTGACGGCGTCATCAACCCGCTGCAGGGCCGCCGCGCCTTCACGGGCACCACCCCGGGCTTCCCGGCGCTCATCCCCACCACGCTGAACCTGGGGACGGCGTACGCGGGCAAGACGGTGCAGGTGCGCTTCCGCATCGGCTCCGACAACTTCGTCGCCGCCACGGGCTGGGTGCTGGACAACATCTCCTTCTCCGGCATCACCAACACCCCGTTCACCAAGATCTGCGCGGACACCGGCACATGCGTCAACAGCGCGCCGGTCATCTCCGCGGGTCCGGACGTGACGGTCGACGAGCGCGCGCAGGTGTCCCTCACCGGTACTGCGTACGACGTGGATGGCCAGGCGCTCCAGTACCTCTGGGCGAGCGTGTCCAACCCGGCGGTGACCATCACCGGCGCCAACACGCTCAACCCGACGTTCACCGCTCCCAACGTGACCGCAGACACCAACCTGGTGCTGCGGCTGTCCACCACGGACGGCGTGGTCGTCGTCACCGACACGGTCACCGTGCGCATCCTCAACGTCAACCGCGCGCCCACCGTGAACGCGGGCGTGAATGGCGTCGCCGACGAGCGCAGCAGCTTCACGCTCTCCGGCTCCGCCAGCGACGCGGACAGCGACACGCTGACGTACTCCTGGACGCAGGTGTCCGGAACGCGGGTGGGCATCAACAACCCCACCTCCGCGACGGCCACCTTCTCCACCCCGGAGGTCTCCGCGGCCGGTGAGACGCTCACCTTCCAGCTGGCGGTCAGCGACGGGCGCATCACCACCACCGACACCGTCGACGTGAACATCAACAACGTGAACCGCGCTCCCGCTGTGACTGCCTCGTCGGTCACCGCGGACGAGCGGAGCACCATCACCCTGTCGGCCACCGGCTCCGACCCGGATGGCGACACCGTGAGCTACGCCTGGATGCAGGTGGGCGAGCCCGCGGTGGTGCTGACGGGCGCCGACACGGCGACCCCGTCGTTCTCCGCCGGCGACATCGCGGCTGACACGGTCCTCACCTTCCGCGTGACGGTGAGCGACGGCACGGCCACGACCTCGCAGGACGTGGTGGTGAACGTGCGCAACATCAACCGTGCCCCCACCGTGAACGCCGGTGTGGACGGTGCCGTGGCCGAGCGTGCCGCCGCCACCCTGAGCGGCAGCGCGAGCGACGCGGACAGCGACACGCTGAGCTACGCGTGGACCCAGGTGTCCGGCACGCCGGTCGCGCTGAGCGGCGCGACCTCGCTGACGGCCACCTTCACCGCGCCGGAGACGGCGAACGGTGAGACGCTCACCTTCCGTCTGACGGTGAGCGACGGCCAGGCCACCAACTCCGACGAGGTGAGTGTTCAGGTCAGCAACGAGAACCGCGGGCCTGCGGTGACGGCGTCCGCGGTGACGGTGGACGAGCGCACCACCGCCACGCTCACGGCCTCCGGGACGGACCCGGACGGCGACACCGTGAGCTACACCTGGACCCAGGTGGGCGGCGAGCCCACCGTGACGCTGACGGGCGCCGACACGGCGACGGCCAGCTTCACGGCTCCCGAGGTGACGGCGAACACGGAGCTCACCTTCCGCGTGACGGTGAGCGACGGTGCGGCCTCGGCCAGCAGCGACGTGACGGTGACGGTGCGCCAGGTCAACCGGGCGCCCGTGGCCAACGCGGGTGCGGACGCGGCGGTCGCGGCCCGTGCGACGGCGACCCTCAACGGTAGCGCGAGCACGGACGCCGATGGCCAGACGCTGACGTTCCAGTGGACGCAGGTGGGTGGCCCGTGGGTGACGCTGACGGGTGCCGACACGGCCTCCGCGACGTTCACCGCGCCGAAGGTGAAGGAGAACACGGACCTCACCTTCCGCCTCGTGGTGAGCGACGGCGAGCTGACCAGCAACGCCGACACGGTCACCATCACCGTCACCAAGGCCAACCAGGCCCCGGTGGCCAAGGCCCGCATCATCCTCTCTGGCGACCAGACGTCGATGACCCTCGACGGCTCGGGCTCCACGGACCCGGATGAGGAAGGCCTGACGTACAAGTGGGAGCAGACGACGGGTCCGGCCGTGCAACTGGGCAACGCCAACCAGGCGGTGCTCAGTGTGGACGTGCCCGAGCTCGACGACGACAGCGCCTCGTTCAGCTTCAAGCTGACCGTGACGGACGCCAGCGGCGCGACGCACAGCGCCACTGTCGAGGCCACTGCCACGCCTGACGGCGGTGGTGGCTGCTCCTCCACGGGCGCGGGCGCCCCGGCCGGCATGCTCGGCCTGGCGCTCCTCTCCCTGCTGCGCCGTCGTCGCCAGCAGAACTGA
- a CDS encoding SIR2 family protein: protein MAVLELAQAVPLLRKEYGEGRLIPFLGAGFSKPLNLPDWGELIADMARRLGFEPDLFTLHGDFDQLAGYFEEVGDFEYLVHEMTRGFNSLESEKSRKASRTHQALAALRWHTLYTTNFDFHVEGALKDAGRPVNVLASFADFQGPRLVGGCDVIKFHGTLEKRNTIVLTEKAFFDRMTLEAPADQRLRADLLSHSFLFIGYSFSDTNIRYIWHRMHQLRKGSGAAASPRKCFFATHGAGPVQPTLLEKWNIDIIQLDPSDKSASVADLLQRIGV from the coding sequence ATGGCCGTCCTCGAGCTGGCCCAGGCCGTCCCATTGCTGCGCAAGGAGTACGGGGAAGGGCGGCTCATCCCCTTCCTGGGCGCGGGCTTCTCCAAGCCGCTGAACCTGCCGGACTGGGGTGAGCTCATCGCGGACATGGCGCGGAGGCTGGGCTTCGAGCCGGACCTGTTCACCCTGCACGGCGACTTCGACCAGCTCGCGGGCTACTTCGAGGAGGTGGGGGACTTCGAGTACCTCGTCCACGAGATGACGCGGGGCTTCAACTCGCTCGAGTCGGAGAAGAGCCGCAAGGCCTCCCGCACGCACCAGGCGCTCGCGGCGCTCCGGTGGCACACGCTCTACACGACGAACTTCGACTTCCACGTGGAGGGGGCGCTGAAGGACGCGGGCCGGCCCGTCAACGTGCTGGCGTCGTTCGCGGACTTCCAGGGGCCCCGGCTCGTGGGCGGCTGTGACGTCATCAAGTTCCACGGCACGCTGGAGAAGCGCAACACCATCGTCCTCACGGAGAAGGCGTTCTTCGACCGGATGACGCTGGAGGCGCCCGCGGACCAGCGGTTGCGCGCGGACCTGCTGAGCCACAGCTTCCTGTTCATCGGCTACAGCTTCAGCGACACCAACATCCGGTACATCTGGCACCGGATGCACCAGCTCCGGAAGGGCAGTGGGGCGGCGGCCTCGCCGCGCAAGTGCTTCTTCGCCACCCATGGCGCGGGGCCCGTGCAGCCCACCCTGCTGGAGAAGTGGAACATCGACATCATCCAGCTGGACCCGTCCGACAAGTCGGCGAGCGTGGCGGACCTCCTGCAACGCATCGGTGTCTGA
- a CDS encoding non-canonical purine NTP pyrophosphatase: MKTAYFYTANPNKAVEARHVFEPAGRVEVLKVRTGITEILEVDLDRVIRAKAAAAYAAARYPVVVEHGAFCIDFLQGLPGALIRPFWDGLGAAGLCGLIPPGQPRVVRASSAVCYCDGKRRHVVTREVKGELALSERGTGGYHWDPVFIPESDKAGRTFAELPLDEKLRLSPAGLAYADMRDWMERHLGGP; encoded by the coding sequence ATGAAGACCGCCTACTTCTACACTGCGAACCCGAACAAGGCCGTGGAGGCCCGGCACGTCTTCGAGCCTGCCGGGCGGGTGGAGGTCCTGAAGGTCCGCACGGGCATCACCGAGATTCTCGAGGTGGACCTGGACCGGGTCATCCGCGCCAAGGCCGCGGCGGCGTACGCGGCGGCCCGCTATCCGGTCGTCGTCGAGCACGGCGCGTTCTGCATCGACTTCCTCCAGGGCCTCCCGGGCGCGCTCATCCGTCCCTTCTGGGACGGGTTGGGGGCTGCCGGGCTGTGCGGGTTGATTCCACCCGGCCAGCCGAGGGTGGTGCGAGCCTCCAGCGCGGTCTGCTACTGCGACGGGAAGCGGCGCCACGTGGTCACCCGCGAGGTGAAGGGCGAGCTGGCCCTGAGCGAGCGCGGCACCGGGGGCTATCACTGGGACCCCGTCTTCATCCCCGAGAGCGACAAGGCGGGGCGGACGTTCGCCGAGCTGCCGCTGGACGAGAAGCTGCGGCTTTCTCCCGCGGGGCTCGCCTACGCGGACATGCGTGACTGGATGGAGAGACACCTGGGTGGCCCATGA